Within the Flavobacterium sp. 9R genome, the region CAAATAACAGACGATACTCTAGAACGAAGAAAACAACATATTCCAGCCGCCGAAGCTATTATTGAAGATATTAAACTCGAATTTAATACGTGGATGAACGGTCGTAAATACGCGCCAACCATTCACGCACTCAAAGCAAAACTGAATGATATTGTAGCTACCGAATTGGCTTTTCAAAAAAAGAAAACGTCCAATTTCAATGAAGAGCAAGCGGATATCATCAGTACAAGAATTATTCAAAAAATCACCAATCAATTCGCAACTCACCTAAAAGATGAAAATACTTCGTTAGACGAAAGTATCGATTTCATTGAAAAAATATTTCAAATTGGGCAACTTGCTCCCAAAAAAACTACTTCAGAAATAGAAGAAAAATACAAAATCAATTTGTCTTAAATAGTTAAAAAACTAGAGTTCCTTAACTAGTAAGGACCAAAAAAGAATATGGCTCAAAAAGTTATTAGAATAGGAACCCGCGATAGCGAACTCGCGCTTTGGCAAGCCCACACGGTCGAGAAAAAACTAAACGACTTAGGTTACAAAACAGAGATTATTGCCGTGAAATCAGAGGGCGATATCATTTTGGACAAACCACTATACGAATTAGGAATCACCGGAATTTTCACCAAAACTCTTGATGTCGCTATGATTAGCGGTCAAGTCGATATTGCGGTACATTCTATGAAAGATGTGCCCACCGCATTGCCACAAGGCATTGTGCAAGCAGCCGTTTTAGAGCGTGCGAATACCCTAGATATTTTGGTACACAAAGGCAATCTAGATTTTCTAGAAGGTAGCGGCACCATCGCCACCGGAAGTTTGCGTCGTCAAGCCCAATGGCTCAACAAATATCCCAATCATCAAGTGGTAGACCTTCGTGGAAATGTCAATACTCGTATGCAAAAATTGCAAGACAGTGACTGGAGTGGAGCCGTTTTTGCCGCCGCAGGATTAGAGCGCATCAATTTAAAACCAACGGATTTTATCAATTTGGATTGGATGATTCCCGCACCAGCGCAAGGAGCAATGGTAGTGGTTGCAATGGCCGAAGACGAGTTTTGTCGCGAAGCCGTATCCGAATTGAATGATATCGAAACCGAGGTGTGCACCCACATCGAGCGTCAATTTTTACGCCGTCTCGAAGGAGGTTGTACAGCACCCATCGGAGCTTTGGCAACATATAACGAGGAAGAAGACACCATTCATTTCGAAGGCGTCCTTTTTTCCATCGACGGACAACAAAAAATAGCCATCAACAAAGTCGTACCTATCGAAGAGTGGAAAAACCTAGGCTACCATTCAGCCGAAGAAATCCTCAACAATGGTGGTACCGAGTTGATGAAAACGATAAAAGAAACCTTGAAAAAGTAAGGAGCGAAACAAAAGGCTTTTTTGCCAGTATGGGTTCCCGCTGTCCTTCCTATCTTTTTTGTCCCGAAAAAAATCGGAACAAAAAAGGATATTCCCTCCCATCGGGGCTAGAGAATAACAAAAGGCTTTTTCAGAAAAAAACATAAAAATGAGTCAATCCATCCGCATATTATCTACAAAAACACTTTTGCCTAATCAAAAGCAAGTCTTGCTGGACGCTCATTTTGAAGTAATCGAAACCAATTTTATTCAAACCACCGCCACGGATTTTTCTTTAGATTCGGTAAACGAGCATTTGATTTTTACTAGTCAAAATGCCGTGAAAAATTTCTTGAAACATCCCAAAGCAACTGAATTTAAGCATAAAAAAGTCTTTTGCGTCGGTTTAAAAACCAAAATAATGCTCACCGAAGCAGGATTTGAAGTTGTTGCCTACACAGGCTATGCCGAGGATTTGGCTGAGATTA harbors:
- the hemC gene encoding hydroxymethylbilane synthase, which codes for MAQKVIRIGTRDSELALWQAHTVEKKLNDLGYKTEIIAVKSEGDIILDKPLYELGITGIFTKTLDVAMISGQVDIAVHSMKDVPTALPQGIVQAAVLERANTLDILVHKGNLDFLEGSGTIATGSLRRQAQWLNKYPNHQVVDLRGNVNTRMQKLQDSDWSGAVFAAAGLERINLKPTDFINLDWMIPAPAQGAMVVVAMAEDEFCREAVSELNDIETEVCTHIERQFLRRLEGGCTAPIGALATYNEEEDTIHFEGVLFSIDGQQKIAINKVVPIEEWKNLGYHSAEEILNNGGTELMKTIKETLKK